Genomic DNA from Budorcas taxicolor isolate Tak-1 chromosome 5, Takin1.1, whole genome shotgun sequence:
TGGCTGAGGAGGAGCCAGGGGCCTGAGTCAGAAGGGATCTGGGGAGAGGTAACTGTCAGATAAGATAACCAAGACCTCCCAGCGTCTCCTGGAGGATTTTAATCCTAATGTCTAGATCTTGGGGCTTGAAGAGTTTAGCATACTGGGAATGACAGATGGGAAAAATAGGATCCTGGGTCCTGGGGTCTGGTGGTAGAGGTTTGAACTCCTGGATTCCTGGCCTGCTGActggtgtgtgttgtgtgttttgCAGATGTAGCCATTGGGGCTGCCTTTGGTGGGGAGAACCGGCAGGGAGTGGTGTTTAtattccctgggggcccagggggTCTGGCATCTAAGCCTTCCCAGGTTTTGCTGCCCCTGTGGGCAGCTGGCCAGACACCGGACTTCTTTGGCTCTGCCCTTCGAGGAGGCCGAGACCTAGATGGCAATGGATACCCTGGTGAGTGGTGCCCGAGGCCCCTTTCAGCTGAGAATTCCCTGGTCGCAGACCCCCTAGCCTCTCTAATGTATTTGCCTAAGCTCCTGGGTGCTGTTCTAGGATGTGCCACCAGATGGCAATGCCCCCTCACTTCAGCCTCCTTGAAAAAGCAGCTAGAAAGGGTTGGGAAGAATTCTGTCTGGGGGTCTGCTATATGGGGtagtttcttttgatttcttgcaGATCTGATTGTGGGGTCCTTTGgtgtagacaaggctgtggtataCAGGTATGAACTCGGGCAGGGGATAGCCTGGGAAACACAGGAACTGGGGGATTTCTCAACAGGGCTGAGTTTGGGGAAGTGTACAAACTGGGATCCTGGAGCTTGGGCATCGGCTTCCTGTGCCCGGGTTCCTGAGGAGCCTTAGTTCTTTGACCCCCACGTTCACTCTTGGCAGGGGTCGCCCCATCGTGTCTGCCAGTGCCTCCCTCACCATCTTTCCCGCCATGTTCAACCCAGAAGAGCACAGCTGCAGCTTGGAGGGAAATCCTGTGACTTGGtgagtggggggggtgggggagggagattGCAGGATGGAATCTGGGGGTACCTCATCTGTGCCTGGAAGTGGGGAGGGTGAGCAGGCCTTTGAAAGGAGGCACATGGGCCTGTCCCAGTCCGGGTCTGTctgggaggcaggcagagaaTACGATGCCTGTTCCAGGTGAATACACCAGCTTTCCTTTTGGTCCTCTAGCATCAATCTCAGCTTCTGCCTCAATGCTTCTGGAAAACATGTTCCTGACTCCATCGGTGAGGGAGACTGCATGAACCTTTTGGGCACTGGGGCGGGGGTGGAAGGGCTGGGGACCTGGGGACCTCTTTTCTCTCTGGATAAATTAGGAGAGGGGAAGATGCTGCTTAACGTACATGCACGGCCACAGGCTTCACGGTGGAGCTCCAGTTGGACTGGCAGAAGCAGAAGGGCGGGGTACGGCGGGCGCTGTTCCTGGCCTCCCGACAGGCCACCCTGACCCAGACCCTGCTCATCCAGAACGGGGCTCGGGAGGACTGCAGAGAGATGAAGATCTACCTCAGGGTAGGGGCAAGAGGGCGGGGCGTGGACTGGCTTGGGGAGGGTGGCCACATAGAACCGGGGACCCCTCCTGAAGGGAAGAGGACTGGGAGATTCCAGTGAAGGTCCTGGGACTTTGGGGGGCTGGGGCAGGGTTCCTTTCTGTCCAAAGAGCTGGGAACCAGGCTGCCTCAGAAGCAATGAGCGCGGTTGTTGGGACACCTAAATTCTTGAGGGTCTTGCATGGACAAAGGGAGATGTGAGAGGATGAGGAGCAGGGTCGCCAAGTCCCCTGTGTCCCCTGACTCTGAACCCTCCCGCCCACCGCCGCCCCAGAACGAGTCAGAGTTTCGAGATAAACTCTCCCCGATTCACATCGCCCTCAATTTCTCCCTGGACCCTCAAGCCCCAGTGGACAGCCACGGCCTCCGGCCAGTCCTACACTACCAGAGCAAGAGCCGCATAGAGGACAAGGTGAGGCAGGGTGGAGAGACAGGCCAGGAGGAGAGGGGCCTGGGCCCCTGGGGACGGGGCCCTGGAGCAGGGAGCTGACAGCTTGGGAGGCAGTTGCAACTCCCCCTCTCACGGCTGCCCCACTCTCCAGGCTCAGATCTTGCTGGACTGTGGAGAAGACAATATCTGTGTGCCAGACCTACAGCTGGAAGTGTTTGGGTGAGTGAAGGCTGACATCAGGCTGGGGGGTTCCAGATGCTGAAGTCACCTAGCAGGACACATGGAGCTTGGAAGCACCTGGCACgtggagaagaagaagaacatatcagctggctgtgtgacctcgggaAATCATGCAACTTCTCTGTATACTGGGAATAATAGCATCTATTTCTCTAGCTTTttggaaggattaaatgaaataatctacATAAACCATCTAGCCTAGTGCCTGCCATAAAGCTACAAGTCAGTGAGCGgtgtctattattattatattattatcgTTATGGCCCATTGTCTGGCTTGGGGATTAATTCTCCAGTGTCCCTGACCCCTGTGTCCCCTCCAGGGAGCAGAACCACGTATACCTGGGCGACAAGAATTCTCTGAACCTCACTTTCCACGCCCAGAATGTGGGTGAGGGTGGCGCCTACGAGGCAGAGCTTCGGGTCACGGCCCCTCCGGAAGCTGAGTACTCGGGACTCGTCAGACACCCAGGGGTGAGTGAGGACCCGCAGGAGGGGCTTGGGAGGAGACCCTGCCAGAGGGACACCGAAGCCTTACCTgcacccaccccacctccagaaCTTCTCCAGCCTGAGCTGTGACTACTTTGCTGTGAACCAGAGTCGTCTGCTGGTGTGTGACCTGGGCAACCCCATGAAGGCCGGGGCCAGCGTAAGTCTGGGGTCATCTCACGCCGAGCTGAGCTggggggaaaggaaggagggcCGCAGTTGGTGTGTGGCAGACGCCCGGTCTAACAGCCCACTTGTCCGTCCTCCCTGTCCCGCAGCTCTGGGGTGGTCTTCGGTTCACAGTCCCTCACCTCAGGGACACGAAGAAAACCATCCAGTTTGACTTCCAGATCCTCAGgtagggagggggcggggcaggggcagAGTCCGGCGCAGGTGGCATTCTGGCTGGGCTCTAGCACCAGCAGAGTCTCTCCTCGTCCCACAGCAAGAATCTCAACAACTCGCAAAGCGACGTGGTTTCCTTCCGGCTCTCGGTGGAGGCTCAGGCCCAGGTCTCTCTTAACGGGTCAGTGCCCGGGCAAAACGGGGCGTCTCTGGCAGGGGAGACGGACTTCTAGCAAAGGAGGCATATGAAATGGGGTCCCTTCCACTGTCCTCTAAACCACCCTGCTCTGCAGGGTCTCCAAGCCCGAGGCAGTGCTATTTCCGGTGAGCGACTGGCGTCCCCAAGACCAGCCGCAGGAGGAGGGTGACGTGGGCCCTGCCGTCCACCATGTCTATGAGGTGCGCGGGCTGCTGGGAATGGAGGGCGGGGCTAGAATGAATGACAGGGAAGGAGGAGCCAGTATGAGTGACAGAGGGCTGGGGCCAGCCTGAGGGGCTGAGGGGAAGAGGGGCAAAGGAGAGGTAAAGGCCTGGACAGGATCAGTGAGACACCAGCCAGCTGAGTGACTTAGAAGGGGAGGCTGGAGCCACCTCCAGGAGGGTTGGCTGGAAAGGATTTCTTCTCTGCCCATTGACTTCCTGCCTCACTCCTGAGACTCAGAGCAGAGAAGAGTGGGCCACTGGGACCCGGGTCTCAACAGGGAAGAATCGCTCCCTCCCTTCCCATGATGACTGTGCCTTCCTCTCCTCAGCTCATCAACCTGGGCCCCAGCTCCATTAGCCAGGGCGTGTTGGAGCTCAGCTGTCCCCATGCTCTGGATGGCCAGCAGCTCCTCTACGTGACCAGGGTCACAGGACTCAACAACTGCACCACCAGTCACCCTCCCAACCCAGAGGGCCTGGAGGTGAGGGGCCTGGGGACTGGCCGGGAGGTGGGGGGCACCAAGTCGATGGTAGTTGGGGAAGTTCGCAGGGACCTAGAAGAGCTAATGAGGATGTGCCTGGAGCTAGGACTTAGGCCACTGGAAGGCAGTCAGAAGTCCCACAGACACCTTGAGGCCCTGGGAGGGGAAAAGATTGTTCTAAGCACtgcatttctgtctttctgcctgAAGTATCCTTCCCTGATTCCATGCCCTGGCATACTCCTAGGGCCCAGCTCAGCACCACCCCTTctggaaagccttcttcagaccCATTCCCCTAGACCCCAGTGTctgttttaaagttcattttattcatagacaacatttaaattaaatgaatgacTGTACAGAACCATGTTACTGGCTCAGGAAATATCACAGGAACCAAAATTTACAAGGTCCCTACTCTCATGGAGTTAGAGGAGGGTAGTAAACAataaggtttcccaggtggtacagtggtaaagaatcttcctgtcagtgcaggagatgcaagagaggagagttctatccctggatcgggaagatcccctggagtaggaaatggcaacccactccagttttcttgcctgggaaatcccacagttagtggagcctgatgggctccatggggtcacaaagagtcaggcatgactgagcaactaagcgtgtGCACACAATAAGAAACAGAGGAACAGGTATTGAAAAGTGATGGAAGTGCAGTGCTCACATGCTGGGGCGGGGTGGAGCTGGGAGTGTCTGAGCTGGATCATCAGGGAAAACCTCTTGAGGAAGGAACAGGTGAATTGAGTATGAAAAATAAGGATGAAACTGCTCGTGAAGACTCAAGAAAGAGTAttccaagcagagggaacagccagtgcaaaggcctcAAGGCAGAGACAGTGCCCTAATTATTTATTGACACATCGCCTCCTCCTAAACTCCAGGGACCAAATCTTACTCGTTTCAACGAGTTTGCTGCCTTGCCATAGGAGGTGGTCAGTTGCATGGATGGAAGACCAGGTCAAAGCTGCTGCAGACCCCAAATGCAGGCTGACTCAGATGCTGTAATGAGGTGGGAGAGGCAGCTAATGGTCTCTTTCCTCTTCCAGTTGGATCCCGAGGGTTCCCAGCACCACCGGCTGCAAAGACGGGATGTTCCAGGTCGGAGCCCTGCCTCCTCAGGGCCTCAGATTCTGGTAAGTTGTCCTGAGAATGAGGTCTGGGCCCAAGTGTTGAGTACCTCTGTGGGTCCTCAGAGCCACCAGAAGGGCAGAACTCACGGTTCAAGCCTCCTATTTCTTCCCAGAAATGCCCAGAGGCAGAGTGTTTCAAGCTGCGCTGCGAGCTAGGGCCACTCCACCGGCAAGAGAGCCGAAGTCTGCAACTGCATTTCCGCGTCTGGGCCAAGACTTTCCTACAGGTGAGGGAGCCTCACCTCAGtcctgacccctgacccctgaCCTTCAGGTCTGCTGGACTGACTCCCGCTTTCCCCACTGCCCTAGCCACCCCCTTTCGTGACTGGGACCCAGACAGCCCCACTCCCCTCCCTCACCGTTGTTTGGACAGGGCTGTGTGTCCTTGGCGACACCTAGTGGCCTCACTGGGAGCGACAGCTTCCCTTTTCTGGCCCATTaggaggggagggctggagggAGACCAGCCGGCAAATAAggacagaaagacagagacagaggatgaaTCCATCGTGGAGAGGCAAGCAGATGTATAAACAGGAAATAGTAGTCATTTGTTGAGTGCACACTATGGGGTAAACATTGTCCTAGGTGCTTAGCCCATATTAATGactcaagaaattttttttctattgaacaTGCCGTTATCTAATTATCCACTATTCAGTTATAACTATTTAgttacacatttattttctcttataagGACTATAGAGAGAGATTCAGAGAATgagttcaaaatagggaaagatTATAACCAGAGCCAGAAACTGGGGAGCCCGATGTCCTCCAGATGCCAAGAGGGGCCACCCTGAACACCTTTCCCCCACCCACAGCGGGAGCACCAGCCATTTAGCCTGCAGTGTGAGGCCGTGTATGAAGCCCTG
This window encodes:
- the ITGA5 gene encoding integrin alpha-5 isoform X1, with the protein product MPPLSPPRQAGGGLSREFGKLLPALSHSPLGGLGSGSGSVAPGQGRAGAMGSRTPGSPLHAVQLRRGARRGPRLLPLLLLLLPPPPRVGGFNLDAEAPAVLSGPPGSFFGFSVEFYRPGTDGVSVLVGAPKANTSQPGVLQGGAVYLCPWGTSPAQCTPIEFDSKGSRILESSTSSPEGEEPVEYKSLQWFGATVRAHGSSILACAPLYSWRTEKEPQSDPVGTCYLSTGNFTRILEYAPCRSDFSQEAGQGYCQGGFSAEFTKTGRVVLGGPGSYFWQGQILSATQEQIAESYYPGYLINPVRGQLQTRQASSIYDDSYLGYSVAVGEFSGDDREDFVAGVPKGNLTYGYVTILNGSDIRSLYNFSGEQMASYFGYAVAATDVNGDGLDDLLVGAPLLMERTADGRPQEVGRVYIYLQRLAGMEPTPTLTLTGQDEFGRFGSSLTPLGDLDQDGYNDVAIGAAFGGENRQGVVFIFPGGPGGLASKPSQVLLPLWAAGQTPDFFGSALRGGRDLDGNGYPDLIVGSFGVDKAVVYRGRPIVSASASLTIFPAMFNPEEHSCSLEGNPVTCINLSFCLNASGKHVPDSIGFTVELQLDWQKQKGGVRRALFLASRQATLTQTLLIQNGAREDCREMKIYLRNESEFRDKLSPIHIALNFSLDPQAPVDSHGLRPVLHYQSKSRIEDKAQILLDCGEDNICVPDLQLEVFGEQNHVYLGDKNSLNLTFHAQNVGEGGAYEAELRVTAPPEAEYSGLVRHPGNFSSLSCDYFAVNQSRLLVCDLGNPMKAGASLWGGLRFTVPHLRDTKKTIQFDFQILSKNLNNSQSDVVSFRLSVEAQAQVSLNGVSKPEAVLFPVSDWRPQDQPQEEGDVGPAVHHVYELINLGPSSISQGVLELSCPHALDGQQLLYVTRVTGLNNCTTSHPPNPEGLELDPEGSQHHRLQRRDVPGRSPASSGPQILKCPEAECFKLRCELGPLHRQESRSLQLHFRVWAKTFLQREHQPFSLQCEAVYEALKMPYKILPRQLPQKELQVATAVQWIKAEGSHGVPLWIIILAILIGLLLLGLLIYILYKLGFFKRSLPYGTAMEKAQLKPPATSDA
- the ITGA5 gene encoding integrin alpha-5 isoform X2; translation: MGSRTPGSPLHAVQLRRGARRGPRLLPLLLLLLPPPPRVGGFNLDAEAPAVLSGPPGSFFGFSVEFYRPGTDGVSVLVGAPKANTSQPGVLQGGAVYLCPWGTSPAQCTPIEFDSKGSRILESSTSSPEGEEPVEYKSLQWFGATVRAHGSSILACAPLYSWRTEKEPQSDPVGTCYLSTGNFTRILEYAPCRSDFSQEAGQGYCQGGFSAEFTKTGRVVLGGPGSYFWQGQILSATQEQIAESYYPGYLINPVRGQLQTRQASSIYDDSYLGYSVAVGEFSGDDREDFVAGVPKGNLTYGYVTILNGSDIRSLYNFSGEQMASYFGYAVAATDVNGDGLDDLLVGAPLLMERTADGRPQEVGRVYIYLQRLAGMEPTPTLTLTGQDEFGRFGSSLTPLGDLDQDGYNDVAIGAAFGGENRQGVVFIFPGGPGGLASKPSQVLLPLWAAGQTPDFFGSALRGGRDLDGNGYPDLIVGSFGVDKAVVYRGRPIVSASASLTIFPAMFNPEEHSCSLEGNPVTCINLSFCLNASGKHVPDSIGFTVELQLDWQKQKGGVRRALFLASRQATLTQTLLIQNGAREDCREMKIYLRAQILLDCGEDNICVPDLQLEVFGEQNHVYLGDKNSLNLTFHAQNVGEGGAYEAELRVTAPPEAEYSGLVRHPGNFSSLSCDYFAVNQSRLLVCDLGNPMKAGASLWGGLRFTVPHLRDTKKTIQFDFQILSKNLNNSQSDVVSFRLSVEAQAQVSLNGVSKPEAVLFPVSDWRPQDQPQEEGDVGPAVHHVYELINLGPSSISQGVLELSCPHALDGQQLLYVTRVTGLNNCTTSHPPNPEGLELDPEGSQHHRLQRRDVPGRSPASSGPQILKCPEAECFKLRCELGPLHRQESRSLQLHFRVWAKTFLQREHQPFSLQCEAVYEALKMPYKILPRQLPQKELQVATAVQWIKAEGSHGVPLWIIILAILIGLLLLGLLIYILYKLGFFKRSLPYGTAMEKAQLKPPATSDA